The genome window TCGGCGCAGTCTACGGAGCCTTGCTGGTGCAATCGGCTAAAACTGCATTCTCTGAAGCGTATCCGACGCTGTGGATGTTCCTATATGGATCTTCATTTATCGTGGTCGTGCTATTTTTACCCAAGGGCTTAGCCGGACTGTATCATGATCATATTAAAGTTTGGTTTAATAAATGGCGCACCAAGTCGTCATCGACCCCAAGTGATTCTGAAAAGATGCCAACCGTAACTGAGTTTAAAAAGGAGGTGCCAGATGCCAAGTGATACAGATTTCTTATTAGCGATCGAGGATTTGACTGTGAGCTTTGATGGATTCAAGGCCGTCGATGATCTGACACTCTACATTGATAAAGGTGAACTCCGTGTGATTATCGGGCCGAATGGTGCAGGTAAGACGACGGTGCTCGATTTGATTAGCGGTAAGACGAAGTCTAGCTCGGGCAGTATTCGCTATAACAATATTGAGATGACTGGTCTGCGTGAGCACGAGATCGTGCGAGCGGGGATCGGGCGGAAGTTTCAGACGCCATCGATTTATGAGAAGCTCAGTGTCTTTGAAAACCTAGAGATCTCATATCCCTGGGGACGCACCGTCTGGGGGTCGCTTCGGTTCAGTCGCAATGCAAAGGTGGTTGAACGTATCTTCGAGGTCGCGGAAGAAATCTTTCTTTCGGACGTGTTGGATCAACCCGCTGAACTTCTGAGTCACGGACAAAAGCAATGGCTAGAGATCGGCATGTTGTTGGTGCAAGATCCAGAGCTGGTGATGTTAGATGAGCCCGTTGCTGGTATGACTGCGAAGGAGCGTGATGCGACTGCGATACTGCTACGGAAGATCGCGAAGGAACGCTCCATTATCATTATCGAACACGATATGGATTTTGTCGCTAAGATCGCGGATCGAGTGACGGTTCTTCACTTAGGTAAGATTATTAAGGAAGGGACCATGGAGGAAGTTCGCGATGACCCACGAGTGAAAGAGGTTTATCTAGGTCATTAAATTCAACGCGCTACGCACTATGTTTTATATAAAAAATCTACAAGTAAGTTACGGTGAGAGTGAGGTCATAGGAGGCTTAAATCTCGAACTGGGAGAAGGCGAAATTCTCGCGGTCATGGGCCGCAATGGTATGGGTAAGACGACGCTCTTTAAGTCGCTGATCGGCATTCTTGGTTGCGGCGCTGGCAGCAGCATCAAGATCAATGATGTGGAGCTTGCGAAACAGCCTAGTTACAAGCGTGTTCGCAACGGCTTAGCCTATGTGCCACAGGGACGAATGATTTATCCGACGATGACGGTGACGGATAATATTCGTGTGGGCTTAGATACCGCCAAGTCGAAAAAGATCCCGGATTATATCTATGAGCTTTTTCCAGTGCTCGATGAGATGGGCAAGCGTATGGGAGGTAACTTGTCTGGCGGGCAGCAGCAGCAGTTAGCCATTGCACGCGCTCTAGTGACAGAGCCTAAGGTTTTGCTATTGGACGAACCGACTGAAGGGATCCAGCCATCGATTATTAAAGAAATGGCACGATCACTTAAGAAGGTGAGAGATATGCAGGGAATTTCGATTATCGTGGCAGAGCAGGTGCTCTCTTTCACGCTGGATGCATGTGACCGATTCCTCGTGATGGAGGGCGGAGCCATCGTGCATTCGAACACGAGAGACGAAGTCGATGCGGAGAAGATCAAAGCATTCCTATCGGTATGATGGTTTAGGAGATATCTGCGCGAATTAAATTTTTTACTCACAAAGGAATAATAACAAAAAAAGGAAAAAACGATGAAAACATTAATCAAAGTCGACCTGAACACCCCACCGGAAGAGCAAGATGTCATCCATAATCGCTGGCACCCTGACATCCCGATGGTGGCGATGGTAAACCCGGGCGATGAATTTCGCGTGGAATGTGTCGACTGGACGGGTGGTCAAATTAGCAATGATGATGATGCCACTGACATCAAAGAAGTCGATTTGACCAAGGTGCACTATCTGAGTGGACCGATCGGTGTGAAGGGTGCGGAGCCTGGTGACTTGATGGTCGTCGAAATTCTAGATGTGGGCGTGTTGGATGATTTTGAGTGGGGCTTCACCGGCTTATTCGCTAAAGAAAACGGCGGTGGCTTCTTGACCGAACAATATCCGGACGCACGTAAGGCGTGTTGGGACTTTCATGGTATCAAAACATCCTCACGTCACATTCCGAATGTAGAGTTTGTCGGGATTATGCACCCCGGGTTGATCGGGTGTTTGCCATCTCAAAAATTACTGGATGATTGGAATATTCGCGAGAAGGAGCTGTTTGATACAGATCCTGAGCGAGTGCCACCGTTGGCAGCGTTGCCGTATCCTGAGACCGCGCACATGGGGCGCATGTCTCCTTCTGAGGCAGCAGAGGCGGCTAAAGAAGCAGCCCGCACCGTGCCGCCTCGCGAGCACGGCGGTAATTGTGATATTAAGAATCTGACGCGTGGCTCAAAAGTGTATTTCCCGGTCTATGTGAAAGACGGTGGTCTCTCTATGGGGGACATCCACTTCTCGCAAGGCGATGGTGAGATCACTTTCTGTGGCGCGATTGAAATGGCAGGCTATCTCGATATTCGTGTGAACTTGATCAAGAAGGGCGTAGAGAAATACGGAGTGATTAATCCGATCTTTGAGCCTAGCCCGATGGAGCCGCGTTATAGCAATCACCTTATCTTCGAGGGGATCTCAGTCGATGAGAATGGCAAGCAGCACTATTTGGATGTGCATGTGGCCTATCGCCAAGCATGTCTGAATGCGATCGAGTATATGAAGAAGTTTGGCTACACGGGCGAACAAGCGTATGCGATCTTGGGCACGGCACCAGTGGAAGGGCATATCAGCGGAATTGTTGATATCCCGAATGCTTGTGCGACGCTCTTCCTGCCGACAGACATTTTCGACTTCAATATTAAGCCGAATGCGGAAGGGCCGAAGGCATCAGTGACTCCGGGCACTGATTTGGCGAAGGCATAGCGCACTTTCGGGGGCGAGGTCGGAGGTGCCTGTTGTAGTTTCAGGCGCCTCTGGCCGAACCCTCTTTTTTCTAACTTTAATGATTAAACGACAATGACACTTTTTGAATACAACTGTAAGGAGCATGGCCTATTTGAGCAGCTCCGCCCCATGGGACTTCGTAAGCATCCGGCACCTTGTCCGGATTGCGGTAAACTGTCGCCTCGCGCTTATTCGATGGCGAAAGTTTCTCATATGGATCCCGCGAAGAAGAAGGCGATTGAGCGTAATATTAAAAGCCAGTTTGAGCCGCATATTTGTAGTGCTAATTGCGGGCATGAAGCACCGGGCTTAATTCCGCCGAGCCATCGTCAAAAGCCGAAAGTGGAATCATACAATGGCCCGCGCTCGTGGGTGATTGAGCACGCGGTTTAGTGAGATTCGCTTATTTCTGCGTGCGAAGACCGCGACATCACAGAAACGTGGCAAACGTTCAAACCCCTTTCGAAAGCACCACAAAGCTTCGAACCACTCACTGCATTCGCCACCGCTTGCACATGCGCGGTCTTCGCAAGCAAAGCCCCTACTGAGCCAGTAGACGTGCTACTTATGCAGCTTCAAATAGTCGCGGCTGTTGCGGCGGATCTTTTTGATCTTCGTCGCCATGCGTTGGAGGTCGCGCTTGTCCATGGTGTCGATGAAGAGTTTGCCATTTAGGTGGTCGGTCTCGTGCAGGATGCAGCGGCCGAGGAGGCCAGTGGCTTCGAGCACGTGTGGGTTGCCTTCGGTGTCCTGAAATTCGCAACGCACGCCGATGGGGCGCGTGATTTTGCCGCGCACATCGGGAAACGAGAGGCAGCCTTCTTCGTAAACGTCTTCGGTCGGGTCGATGATGGTGACCTTTGGGTTGGCGATCGCCATCGGCATGATGAGATCGAGGGGCGGCTGTTTGCCGTCGAATGTGTAGTCAAAGGGCGGCTTTTCGCCTTCGGGCGGGCGCACGTCCATCACGCAAAACTGTAGTGCGAGTCCAACTTGTTGGGCGGCCAGGCCGATGCCGTCTTCGTCATACATGGTGTCGACCATGTCGTCCGCTAGCTGCGCAAGGGCGTCATCGAATTCTGTGATGGGATCGCCGACTTTGCGTAGGATGGGTTCGCCGTATTGAGTGACTCTTAAAAGCATGGATAGAAACCTGAAACTGCGAGCCGCGCTTGTAAAGCTTTTGGGGCGGTGAGTTGTCGGAGTGCTATACTGCCGCGCATCATATTCTGTGAAGCTGGCAGTGGCATCAGCTGATGTTGGTTCGCTACTATTTAAACGTCACAGGCATAGGAAAAAGTGCAGGGTGGGAGTGGTAAGACCTCGCCGCGCTGTTTGAGACGGCAATAAAACAGTTATTGGAATAAGTTCGGGGGCTGGCATATCTTGTTCGGTAGTTATGCATCTGCACTTTATGAAAAAACGGTTCCTCTTTCTCTTTCTTTTTACTACATTGCTTGTCTCCGCGGGCTTGTTGCGTGCGGCTCCGCAGACGGTGGGGGCGGTGACGGTTGACCTCATTGCGGAGCAGGCGGCGGCGGTGCCGGGGCAGACGTTGACTGTCGCGCTGGATTTTGAGTTAGAGACGCATTGGCATCTATATTGGGAAAATCCGGGTGCGAGCGGCTTGCCGGTGGAGATTGAATG of Lentimonas sp. CC4 contains these proteins:
- the urtD gene encoding urea ABC transporter ATP-binding protein UrtD, encoding MPSDTDFLLAIEDLTVSFDGFKAVDDLTLYIDKGELRVIIGPNGAGKTTVLDLISGKTKSSSGSIRYNNIEMTGLREHEIVRAGIGRKFQTPSIYEKLSVFENLEISYPWGRTVWGSLRFSRNAKVVERIFEVAEEIFLSDVLDQPAELLSHGQKQWLEIGMLLVQDPELVMLDEPVAGMTAKERDATAILLRKIAKERSIIIIEHDMDFVAKIADRVTVLHLGKIIKEGTMEEVRDDPRVKEVYLGH
- the urtE gene encoding urea ABC transporter ATP-binding subunit UrtE, which codes for MFYIKNLQVSYGESEVIGGLNLELGEGEILAVMGRNGMGKTTLFKSLIGILGCGAGSSIKINDVELAKQPSYKRVRNGLAYVPQGRMIYPTMTVTDNIRVGLDTAKSKKIPDYIYELFPVLDEMGKRMGGNLSGGQQQQLAIARALVTEPKVLLLDEPTEGIQPSIIKEMARSLKKVRDMQGISIIVAEQVLSFTLDACDRFLVMEGGAIVHSNTRDEVDAEKIKAFLSV
- the fmdA gene encoding formamidase, yielding MKTLIKVDLNTPPEEQDVIHNRWHPDIPMVAMVNPGDEFRVECVDWTGGQISNDDDATDIKEVDLTKVHYLSGPIGVKGAEPGDLMVVEILDVGVLDDFEWGFTGLFAKENGGGFLTEQYPDARKACWDFHGIKTSSRHIPNVEFVGIMHPGLIGCLPSQKLLDDWNIREKELFDTDPERVPPLAALPYPETAHMGRMSPSEAAEAAKEAARTVPPREHGGNCDIKNLTRGSKVYFPVYVKDGGLSMGDIHFSQGDGEITFCGAIEMAGYLDIRVNLIKKGVEKYGVINPIFEPSPMEPRYSNHLIFEGISVDENGKQHYLDVHVAYRQACLNAIEYMKKFGYTGEQAYAILGTAPVEGHISGIVDIPNACATLFLPTDIFDFNIKPNAEGPKASVTPGTDLAKA
- a CDS encoding zinc ribbon domain-containing protein, whose translation is MTLFEYNCKEHGLFEQLRPMGLRKHPAPCPDCGKLSPRAYSMAKVSHMDPAKKKAIERNIKSQFEPHICSANCGHEAPGLIPPSHRQKPKVESYNGPRSWVIEHAV
- the def gene encoding peptide deformylase, whose translation is MLLRVTQYGEPILRKVGDPITEFDDALAQLADDMVDTMYDEDGIGLAAQQVGLALQFCVMDVRPPEGEKPPFDYTFDGKQPPLDLIMPMAIANPKVTIIDPTEDVYEEGCLSFPDVRGKITRPIGVRCEFQDTEGNPHVLEATGLLGRCILHETDHLNGKLFIDTMDKRDLQRMATKIKKIRRNSRDYLKLHK